One window from the genome of Helicobacter pylori encodes:
- a CDS encoding diacylglycerol kinase translates to MSDFKVPPKAKGFKRLFKALFYSKDGLKCAWVEESAFRQIIILALFCIALASYLAKDFLEWGLLILPCFLSVVVELINSSIEKAVDFTGTEFHPLAKKAKDMASAAQLIGLIFWAFVWGRYLLALYFN, encoded by the coding sequence ATGAGTGATTTCAAAGTCCCCCCCAAAGCTAAAGGGTTTAAACGCCTTTTTAAAGCCCTTTTTTATTCTAAAGACGGGCTTAAATGCGCATGGGTTGAAGAGAGCGCGTTCAGGCAAATTATTATCTTGGCTCTTTTTTGTATCGCTCTAGCGAGCTATCTAGCTAAAGATTTTTTAGAATGGGGGCTATTGATTTTGCCTTGTTTTTTATCGGTGGTGGTTGAACTCATCAATAGCTCTATTGAAAAGGCTGTGGATTTTACTGGCACCGAGTTCCACCCTTTAGCCAAAAAGGCTAAAGACATGGCCAGTGCAGCCCAACTGATAGGGCTTATTTTTTGGGCTTTTGTTTGGGGGCGTTATCTTTTAGCGCTTTATTTTAATTAA
- the flgR gene encoding transcriptional activator FlgR, whose amino-acid sequence MKIAIVEDDINMRKSLELFFELQDDLEIVSFKNPKDALAKLDESFDLVITDINMPHMDGLEFLRLLEGKYESIVITGNATLNKAIDSIRLGVKDFFQKPFKPELLLESIYRTKKVLEFQKKHPLEKPLKKPHKHSFLAASKALEESKRQALKVASTDANVMLLGESGVGKEVFAHFIHQHSQRSKHPFIAINMSAIPEHLLESELFGYQKGAFTDATAPKMGLFESAHKGTIFLDEIAEMPIQLQSKLLRVVQEKEITRLGDNKSVKIDVRFISATNANMKEKIAAKEFREDLFFRLQIVPITIAPLRERVEEILPIAEIKLKEVCDAYHLGPKSFSKNAAKRLLEYSWHGNVRELLGVVERAAILSEEAEIQEKDLFLER is encoded by the coding sequence ATGAAAATCGCCATTGTAGAAGATGATATTAACATGCGTAAAAGTCTAGAGCTTTTTTTTGAGCTTCAAGACGATTTAGAGATTGTGAGTTTTAAAAACCCTAAAGACGCTTTAGCCAAGTTAGATGAAAGCTTTGATTTGGTCATCACGGATATTAACATGCCCCATATGGACGGCTTGGAATTTTTGCGCCTTTTAGAAGGCAAGTATGAATCCATTGTGATTACCGGTAATGCGACCTTGAATAAAGCCATTGATTCCATTCGTTTAGGCGTGAAAGACTTTTTCCAAAAGCCTTTTAAACCAGAATTGCTTTTAGAGTCCATCTATCGCACCAAAAAAGTTTTAGAATTTCAAAAAAAACACCCTTTAGAAAAACCTTTAAAAAAACCACACAAACACAGCTTTTTAGCCGCTTCAAAAGCGTTAGAAGAGAGCAAACGGCAAGCCTTAAAAGTCGCAAGCACGGACGCTAATGTCATGCTATTAGGCGAAAGCGGGGTGGGTAAGGAGGTTTTTGCTCATTTCATCCACCAGCATTCGCAACGCTCTAAACACCCTTTTATAGCGATCAACATGTCCGCTATCCCAGAGCATTTATTAGAAAGCGAGCTTTTTGGGTATCAAAAAGGGGCGTTCACGGACGCCACAGCTCCTAAAATGGGGCTTTTTGAAAGTGCTCATAAAGGCACGATCTTTTTAGATGAAATCGCTGAAATGCCCATTCAATTGCAAAGCAAACTTTTAAGAGTGGTTCAAGAAAAAGAAATCACGCGCCTTGGGGATAATAAGAGCGTTAAAATTGATGTTCGTTTCATTTCCGCTACCAACGCTAACATGAAAGAAAAAATCGCTGCGAAAGAATTTAGAGAAGATTTATTTTTCCGCTTGCAAATCGTGCCTATAACTATCGCGCCTTTAAGAGAGAGGGTAGAAGAGATCTTACCCATTGCTGAAATCAAGCTTAAAGAAGTGTGCGATGCGTATCATTTGGGGCCAAAATCCTTTTCAAAAAACGCCGCAAAACGCCTTTTAGAATACTCTTGGCATGGGAATGTGCGAGAGCTTTTAGGCGTGGTGGAGAGAGCGGCGATTTTAAGCGAAGAAGCAGAAATCCAAGAAAAAGATTTGTTTTTGGAAAGGTAG
- the gyrA gene encoding DNA topoisomerase (ATP-hydrolyzing) subunit A — translation MQDNSVNETKNIVEVGIDSSIEESYLAYSMSVIIGRALPDARDGLKPVHRRILYAMHELGLTSKVAYKKSARIVGDVIGKYHPHGDNAVYDALVRMAQDFSMRLELVDGQGNFGSIDGDNAAAMRYTEARMTKASEEILRDIDKDTIDFVPNYDDTLKEPDILPSRLPNLLVNGANGIAVGMATSIPPHRIDEIIDALVHVLENPNAELDEILEFVKGPDFPTGGIIYGKAGIIEAYKTGRGRVKVRAKVHVEKTKNKEIIVLDEMPFQTNKAKLVEQISDLAREKQIEGISEVRDESDREGIRVVIELKRDAMSEIVLNHLYKLTTMETTFSIILLAIYNKEPKIFTLLELLRLFLNHRKTIIIRRTIFELEKAKARAHILEGYLIALDNIDEIVRLIKTSPSPEAAKNALMERFSLSEIQSKAILEMRLQRLTGLERDKIKEEYQNLLKLIDDLNGILKSEDRLNEVVKTELLEVKEQFSSPRRTEIQESYENIDIEDLIANEPMVVSMSYKGYVKRVDLKVYEKQNRGGKGKLSGSTYEDDFIENFFVANTHDILLFITNKGQLYHLKVYKIPEASRIAMGKAVVNLISLAPDEKIMATLSTKDFSDERSLAFFTKNGVVKRTNLSEFGSNRSCGVRAIVLDEGDELVGAKIVDKDAKHLLIASYLGLFIKFPLEDVREIGRSTRGVIGIKLNENDFVVGAVVISDDSNKLLSVSENGLGKQTLAEAYREQSRGGKGIIGMKLTQKTGNLVSVISVDDENLDLMILTASTKMIRVSIKDIKETIGRNTSGVKLIDTADKVVYANSCPKEEEPENSENPPTQLFE, via the coding sequence ATGCAAGATAATTCAGTCAATGAAACAAAAAATATTGTAGAAGTGGGGATTGATTCTTCTATTGAAGAGAGCTATTTAGCTTATTCCATGAGCGTGATCATAGGGCGCGCCTTACCGGATGCTAGAGATGGCTTAAAGCCAGTGCATAGGCGTATTTTGTATGCGATGCATGAATTAGGCCTTACTTCCAAAGTCGCTTACAAAAAAAGCGCTAGGATCGTGGGTGATGTGATTGGTAAATACCACCCCCATGGCGATAACGCGGTTTATGATGCGCTAGTGAGAATGGCGCAAGATTTTTCCATGCGTTTGGAATTAGTGGATGGGCAGGGCAACTTTGGCTCTATTGATGGCGATAACGCTGCAGCGATGCGTTACACTGAAGCCAGAATGACCAAGGCGAGTGAAGAAATTTTAAGGGATATTGATAAAGACACCATTGATTTTGTGCCTAATTATGATGACACCTTAAAAGAGCCAGATATTTTACCAAGCCGTCTGCCTAACCTTTTAGTCAATGGGGCTAATGGGATCGCTGTAGGGATGGCGACTTCTATCCCCCCCCACAGAATTGATGAAATCATAGACGCTTTAGTGCATGTCTTAGAAAACCCTAACGCTGAATTAGATGAAATTTTGGAATTTGTCAAAGGGCCTGACTTTCCCACCGGCGGGATCATTTATGGCAAGGCGGGTATTATTGAAGCCTATAAAACGGGGCGAGGGCGCGTGAAAGTGCGGGCCAAAGTGCATGTGGAAAAAACAAAAAATAAAGAAATCATCGTTTTAGATGAAATGCCTTTCCAAACCAATAAAGCCAAATTAGTGGAACAAATCAGCGATTTAGCGCGAGAAAAACAAATTGAAGGCATTAGCGAAGTGCGCGATGAGAGCGATAGAGAGGGCATTAGAGTGGTGATTGAATTAAAAAGAGACGCAATGAGTGAAATTGTCTTAAACCACCTTTACAAACTCACCACCATGGAGACCACTTTTAGCATCATTTTACTCGCTATTTACAATAAAGAGCCTAAGATTTTCACGCTTTTAGAGTTGTTGCGCCTTTTTTTAAACCACAGAAAAACCATTATTATAAGACGCACGATTTTTGAATTGGAAAAGGCTAAGGCCAGAGCGCATATTTTAGAGGGTTATTTGATCGCCTTGGACAATATTGATGAAATCGTGCGACTCATTAAAACAAGCCCAAGCCCAGAAGCGGCTAAAAACGCCTTAATGGAGCGTTTTAGTTTGAGCGAAATCCAAAGCAAAGCCATTTTAGAAATGCGTTTGCAACGCTTAACAGGTCTTGAAAGGGATAAAATCAAAGAAGAATACCAAAACTTATTAAAGCTTATTGATGATCTCAATGGCATTTTAAAAAGCGAAGATCGCTTGAATGAGGTCGTCAAAACCGAGCTTTTAGAAGTCAAAGAGCAGTTTTCTTCTCCAAGGCGCACTGAAATTCAAGAATCTTATGAAAATATTGACATAGAAGATTTGATCGCTAATGAGCCTATGGTGGTGAGCATGAGCTATAAAGGCTATGTGAAAAGAGTGGATTTAAAAGTTTATGAAAAGCAAAATCGTGGCGGTAAGGGCAAGCTTTCAGGCAGCACTTATGAAGACGATTTCATTGAAAACTTTTTTGTGGCTAACACGCATGATATTTTGCTCTTTATCACCAATAAGGGGCAATTGTATCATTTGAAAGTCTATAAAATCCCAGAAGCGAGCCGGATCGCTATGGGTAAAGCCGTTGTGAATTTAATCTCGCTCGCTCCGGATGAAAAGATCATGGCGACTCTAAGCACCAAAGACTTTAGCGATGAACGCTCTTTAGCCTTCTTCACGAAAAATGGTGTGGTGAAGCGCACCAATTTGAGCGAATTTGGGAGCAACAGGAGTTGTGGTGTCAGAGCGATTGTTTTAGATGAAGGCGATGAATTAGTGGGCGCAAAAATTGTGGATAAAGACGCCAAGCATTTACTCATCGCATCGTATTTGGGCCTTTTCATTAAATTCCCTTTAGAAGATGTGCGCGAGATCGGAAGAAGCACTCGTGGGGTTATAGGGATTAAACTGAATGAAAATGATTTTGTTGTCGGCGCGGTCGTTATTAGCGATGACAGCAACAAGCTTTTGAGCGTGAGTGAAAACGGGCTTGGCAAGCAAACTTTAGCCGAAGCGTATAGAGAGCAATCTCGTGGAGGTAAGGGGATCATTGGCATGAAGCTCACTCAAAAGACCGGCAATCTAGTGAGCGTTATCAGCGTGGATGATGAAAACCTGGATTTGATGATCCTTACTGCAAGCACGAAAATGATCAGAGTTTCTATTAAAGACATTAAAGAAACCATCGGAAGAAATACTAGTGGGGTAAAACTCATAGACACCGCTGATAAAGTCGTGTATGCCAATTCTTGCCCTAAAGAAGAAGAGCCAGAAAATTCAGAAAACCCTCCCACGCAATTGTTTGAGTGA